A single region of the Plantactinospora soyae genome encodes:
- a CDS encoding S1 family peptidase yields MARWRTLTRLAAVAFAAATVGGVALAAPVSAAPENSDVTPFVVGGTPAAQGEFPFMVRLSMGCGGALYSPRLVLTAAHCVGRTGNNTTITATLGVVDLQSSSRIQIRSNYVYRAPGYNGAGDDWALIRLASPATGLSTLPIATSTAYDSGTFTIAGWGSSRENGPQQRYMLKASVPFVSDSVCNGPSSYDGDVIAAEEICAGPLSGGTDTCQGDSGGPMFRQGGSGLVQVGIVSWGNGCARANYPGVYTQVSYFSSAIRSAATSLGG; encoded by the coding sequence ATGGCTCGTTGGCGTACCCTCACCCGCCTGGCCGCCGTCGCGTTCGCCGCGGCGACGGTCGGCGGCGTCGCCCTGGCCGCACCGGTCAGCGCCGCCCCGGAGAACAGCGACGTCACACCGTTCGTCGTCGGCGGCACCCCTGCCGCACAGGGCGAATTCCCGTTCATGGTGCGACTGTCGATGGGCTGCGGCGGGGCGCTCTACAGTCCCCGTCTGGTCCTCACCGCCGCACACTGCGTCGGGCGTACCGGCAACAACACCACCATCACCGCCACGCTCGGCGTCGTGGACCTGCAGTCGTCGAGCCGGATCCAGATCCGGTCCAACTACGTCTACCGGGCACCGGGCTACAACGGCGCCGGCGACGACTGGGCGCTGATCCGACTGGCCAGTCCGGCCACCGGGCTCAGTACCCTGCCGATCGCGACCAGCACCGCGTACGACAGCGGAACCTTCACCATCGCCGGCTGGGGTTCCAGCCGGGAGAACGGCCCGCAACAGCGCTACATGCTGAAGGCGAGCGTGCCGTTCGTCAGCGACTCGGTCTGCAACGGACCGTCGTCGTACGACGGTGACGTCATCGCCGCCGAGGAGATCTGCGCCGGACCGCTCTCCGGAGGTACCGACACCTGCCAGGGCGACTCGGGCGGCCCGATGTTCCGGCAGGGCGGCAGCGGCCTGGTCCAGGTCGGCATCGTCAGCTGGGGCAACGGCTGTGCCCGGGCCAACTACCCGGGCGTCTACACCCAGGTCAGCTACTTCTCGTCGGCGATCAGGTCGGCCGCCACGAGTCTGGGTGGCTGA
- a CDS encoding ExeM/NucH family extracellular endonuclease has translation MRRNRRGRSLKALGVLLTSGALGMTSGVAAFAAEPAATPFISEIHYDNVGADSGEAIEVEAPTGTDLTGWQLVLYNGNNGAAYNTRTLAGAVPAAGVVVATYPTDGIQNGSPDAVALVAPDGTVAEFLSYEGGLTGVGGPANALAATDIGVAEGSSTPVGESLQRVGGDWRAPAAHSFGTRNSGADPDPDPEPVGCDTPVSHTIAQVQGTGDATPLAGTRVTIEGVVTADHRTGGYNGVYLQTAGSGGRAPAAGTASDGLFVYLTTNTANHPGVAIGDRVRVSGTASEFNGLTQVSIAARTDVQVCAEGVALPAPVALGLPLDPAARESVESMVVAPVGQYTVSEVYNTNRYGEVVLAAGDRAAVIPTDIARPGSDAARQAAAANKLGRLLLDDGRTTNLADAGLLPPYLSKANPLRVGDSVEAFGPSVLSYGFNEWRLQPTAPVSADTPPIGRTTFKVTNPRTAAPENVGGDLRLASFNVLNYFVHFGGDARGAQDEAGLARQEAKIVSAISALDADVIALEEIENSVRFNTVDPQQALKRLVAALNTADGAGTWDYVRSPADLPGATQQDFITTAIIFKPAKAQPKGASRAINDETVWSNAREPIAQSFTAGPVTFTVVANHLKSKSTSDAATGDNADSGDGQGAFNGDRVRQARSLVTFVEQLKTDSGSDDVLLLGDFNAYTREDPMQVLYDATYVDLNDTGKHSYVFGGESGSLDHAVASPSLAARVTGVDIWQINSHESYAFQYDGHPEFYAADPYRASDHNPIVVGLNTAPAGPVELQLLSVNDFHGRLESPGNAPDGRPIGGAAQVAGLVNQLRAENPNTAFVSGGDNIGASTFISAIDADNPTIDALNQIGVAASAVGNHEFDKGIADLTGRVTDRADFPLLGANVYRGNERVLPAYSVSTIGGIRVGFVGVVTEQTGSLVSPDGIAGITFREPVAEANAVAGQLKDGDPANGEADVVVLLAHEGAATENISSAEELANDPVFGKFTRANATIDAIFSGHTHQPYAFEVPVPGTDKLRPVVQAEDYGKRLGRVNLTFDPATGEVTTADAGLVDVVGAPQDPAVAEIVAAAKVRAQELGQRELGSITADIKRAYNEAGNEDRGKESVLGNFIADVQLAGTSAAGRGGAQIAFMNPGGLRADLLYGADGVVTYSEAFSVQPFANDVVTKSYTGAQLKQVLEEQWQPAGASRPVLWLGVSKGFSYTYDPEAAQGSRITSMSLNGTPVSPTGSYRLTVNSFLASGGDNFVTLAGGTDRVTTGDNDLTMLTDHLAENSPVTADPAPRSTIGRPGPQCTTTITGRHNRPLTVFSGLTCLDNATISGPVTVLPGASLVATGGSIAGPVTATRSVLLTLDGTTVSGPVSVVGGTGQVLVEKGRVSGPVSIVLSSGGVRVDTVTVSGPVSLVGNTGSEPVLVAGNKISGPLSCLGNNPGPGNDGRANTVRGPATGQCARL, from the coding sequence ATGCGCCGGAACAGACGCGGACGCTCGCTCAAGGCGCTGGGCGTACTTCTCACCAGTGGTGCGCTCGGTATGACCAGTGGAGTCGCGGCGTTCGCCGCGGAACCCGCCGCGACGCCCTTCATCAGTGAAATTCATTATGACAACGTCGGCGCCGACAGCGGCGAGGCCATCGAGGTCGAGGCTCCGACCGGAACCGACCTTACCGGGTGGCAGCTCGTCCTCTACAACGGAAACAACGGCGCCGCATACAACACGAGGACGCTCGCCGGTGCCGTACCGGCGGCCGGGGTCGTCGTCGCGACGTACCCGACGGATGGCATCCAGAACGGCTCGCCCGACGCGGTCGCGCTCGTCGCGCCGGACGGCACCGTCGCCGAGTTCCTCAGCTACGAGGGGGGCCTGACCGGGGTCGGTGGACCGGCCAACGCACTCGCCGCCACCGACATCGGGGTGGCGGAGGGCAGCAGTACTCCGGTGGGAGAGTCGCTTCAGCGCGTCGGCGGTGACTGGCGGGCACCGGCAGCACACAGCTTCGGCACCCGCAACAGCGGTGCCGACCCCGACCCCGATCCGGAACCGGTCGGCTGCGACACCCCGGTCAGCCACACCATCGCGCAGGTCCAGGGGACCGGCGACGCGACCCCGCTGGCCGGTACCCGGGTGACGATCGAGGGTGTCGTCACCGCGGACCACCGCACCGGGGGCTACAACGGCGTCTACCTCCAGACCGCCGGCAGCGGCGGACGGGCGCCGGCCGCCGGCACCGCCTCGGACGGCCTCTTCGTCTACCTGACCACCAACACCGCCAACCACCCGGGCGTCGCGATCGGCGACCGGGTCCGGGTCAGCGGCACCGCGAGCGAGTTCAACGGGCTGACCCAGGTCAGCATCGCCGCCCGGACCGACGTACAGGTCTGTGCGGAGGGGGTCGCACTGCCGGCACCGGTCGCGCTCGGCCTGCCGCTGGACCCGGCCGCCCGCGAGTCGGTCGAGTCGATGGTGGTCGCCCCGGTCGGTCAGTACACCGTCTCCGAGGTGTACAACACCAACCGGTACGGCGAGGTGGTACTCGCCGCCGGAGACCGTGCCGCGGTCATCCCCACCGACATCGCCCGGCCCGGCTCCGACGCCGCCCGCCAGGCCGCCGCCGCGAACAAGCTCGGCCGGCTGCTGCTCGACGACGGCCGGACCACCAACCTGGCGGACGCGGGACTGCTGCCGCCGTACCTGTCGAAGGCGAACCCGCTGCGGGTCGGCGACAGCGTCGAGGCGTTCGGGCCGAGCGTGCTGTCGTACGGCTTCAACGAGTGGCGGCTCCAGCCGACCGCCCCGGTCAGCGCGGACACCCCGCCGATCGGCCGGACCACGTTCAAGGTGACCAACCCGCGTACGGCCGCACCCGAGAACGTCGGTGGCGACCTGCGGCTGGCCAGCTTCAACGTGCTGAACTACTTCGTCCACTTCGGCGGCGACGCCCGGGGTGCGCAGGACGAGGCCGGCCTCGCCAGGCAGGAGGCGAAGATCGTTTCGGCGATCAGCGCACTCGACGCCGACGTGATCGCCCTGGAGGAGATCGAGAACTCGGTCCGGTTCAACACCGTCGATCCGCAGCAGGCGCTCAAGCGACTCGTCGCCGCGCTGAACACGGCCGACGGCGCCGGTACCTGGGACTACGTCCGCAGCCCGGCCGACCTGCCGGGCGCGACCCAGCAGGACTTCATCACCACGGCGATCATCTTCAAGCCGGCCAAGGCGCAGCCCAAGGGCGCGTCCCGGGCGATCAACGACGAGACCGTCTGGTCCAACGCCCGGGAGCCGATCGCGCAGAGCTTCACTGCCGGCCCGGTCACCTTCACCGTGGTGGCCAACCACCTCAAGTCGAAGAGCACCTCCGACGCCGCGACCGGCGACAACGCCGACAGCGGTGACGGACAGGGCGCGTTCAACGGCGACCGGGTACGCCAGGCGCGTTCCCTGGTCACCTTCGTCGAGCAGTTGAAGACGGACAGTGGCAGCGACGACGTACTGCTGCTGGGCGACTTCAACGCGTACACCCGGGAGGACCCGATGCAGGTCCTCTACGACGCGACGTACGTCGACCTCAACGACACCGGCAAGCACAGTTACGTCTTCGGGGGCGAGTCCGGCTCGCTGGACCACGCGGTCGCCTCGCCGTCGCTGGCCGCCCGGGTCACCGGCGTCGACATCTGGCAGATCAACTCGCACGAGTCGTACGCCTTCCAGTACGACGGGCACCCCGAGTTCTACGCCGCCGACCCGTACCGGGCCAGCGACCACAACCCGATCGTCGTCGGGCTGAACACCGCCCCGGCCGGTCCGGTCGAGCTGCAACTGTTGAGCGTCAACGACTTCCACGGTCGGCTCGAATCCCCCGGCAACGCGCCGGACGGACGGCCGATCGGCGGAGCCGCCCAGGTCGCCGGCCTGGTCAACCAGTTGCGGGCGGAGAACCCGAACACCGCCTTCGTCTCCGGCGGCGACAACATCGGTGCCTCCACCTTCATCTCGGCGATCGACGCCGACAACCCGACGATCGACGCGCTGAACCAGATCGGGGTGGCCGCCTCGGCGGTCGGTAACCACGAGTTCGACAAGGGCATCGCGGATCTGACGGGCCGGGTCACCGACCGGGCCGACTTCCCGCTGCTCGGCGCCAACGTGTACCGGGGGAACGAGCGGGTGCTGCCGGCGTACTCGGTCAGCACCATCGGCGGGATCCGGGTCGGGTTCGTCGGCGTGGTGACCGAGCAGACCGGTTCGCTGGTCAGCCCGGACGGCATCGCCGGGATCACCTTCCGGGAGCCGGTGGCCGAGGCCAATGCGGTCGCCGGACAGCTCAAGGACGGCGATCCCGCCAACGGCGAGGCCGACGTGGTGGTGCTGCTCGCCCACGAGGGGGCGGCGACCGAGAACATCAGCTCGGCCGAGGAACTGGCGAACGACCCGGTCTTCGGAAAGTTCACCCGGGCGAACGCGACCATCGACGCCATCTTCAGCGGCCACACCCACCAGCCGTACGCCTTCGAGGTGCCGGTGCCCGGCACGGACAAGCTGCGTCCGGTGGTCCAGGCCGAGGACTACGGCAAGCGGCTGGGCCGGGTCAACCTGACCTTCGACCCGGCCACCGGCGAGGTCACCACGGCCGACGCCGGGCTCGTCGACGTGGTCGGCGCACCGCAGGACCCGGCGGTGGCCGAGATCGTGGCGGCGGCCAAGGTCCGGGCCCAGGAACTGGGCCAGCGGGAACTCGGCTCGATCACCGCGGACATCAAGCGGGCGTACAACGAGGCGGGTAACGAGGACCGGGGCAAGGAGTCGGTGCTCGGCAACTTCATCGCCGACGTGCAGCTCGCCGGCACCTCCGCAGCCGGCCGGGGCGGGGCGCAGATCGCGTTCATGAACCCGGGTGGCCTTCGGGCCGACCTGCTGTACGGCGCCGACGGCGTGGTCACCTACTCGGAGGCGTTCTCGGTGCAGCCGTTCGCCAACGACGTGGTGACGAAGAGCTACACCGGTGCCCAACTCAAGCAGGTACTGGAGGAGCAGTGGCAGCCGGCGGGCGCGTCCCGGCCGGTGCTCTGGCTGGGCGTCTCGAAGGGGTTCAGCTACACCTACGACCCGGAGGCCGCACAGGGCTCCCGGATCACGTCGATGTCCCTGAACGGCACGCCGGTCAGCCCGACCGGCAGCTACCGGTTGACGGTCAACTCGTTCCTCGCCTCGGGTGGGGACAACTTCGTCACCCTGGCCGGCGGCACCGATCGGGTCACCACCGGGGACAACGACCTGACCATGTTGACCGACCACCTCGCCGAGAACTCGCCGGTGACCGCCGATCCGGCGCCCCGGTCGACGATCGGGCGGCCCGGTCCGCAGTGCACCACGACGATCACCGGTCGGCACAACCGGCCACTGACCGTCTTCTCCGGGCTGACCTGCCTGGACAACGCGACGATCTCGGGACCGGTGACCGTACTGCCGGGCGCGTCCCTGGTGGCCACCGGCGGCAGCATCGCCGGCCCGGTGACCGCGACCCGTTCGGTGCTGCTCACCCTGGACGGCACCACGGTCTCCGGCCCGGTGTCGGTGGTCGGCGGGACCGGCCAGGTGCTCGTCGAGAAGGGCAGGGTGAGCGGCCCGGTCTCGATCGTGCTGAGCAGCGGCGGCGTACGGGTGGACACCGTCACCGTCTCCGGCCCGGTCTCCCTGGTCGGGAACACCGGCAGCGAGCCGGTGCTGGTGGCCGGTAACAAGATCAGTGGCCCGCTCTCCTGCCTGGGCAACAACCCCGGGCCGGGCAACGACGGCCGGGCCAACACGGTCCGGGGCCCGGCGACGGGACAGTGCGCCCGGCTCTGA
- a CDS encoding cell wall-binding repeat-containing protein has translation MPPRFIHRPLALASVVALGATAAIAGTTAVQASPAGTGNVLTSSNGSTSITFSSGAKLTLDSPEDPTITTMHGAAWAPDGSRAIFATENGRIATVRHNEGWDYWWMSAPDNVQRRDPSYRGDGIGVLWAAKQAGQPWRLEVQVSSGGFTANPISPQDGRHYLAPDSGPGSLFVYQTQADSGGVPSGTPDVGVFDPNTDDGFQTILSNASNPAMAPNGKKVAFIRSDGTRNQVWVANIDGSNVVQVTSNAANHDNPVWSPDGNTVAFSQNTGVATAPANGSGAATPTTVANLSGVPSYQPRRSDKVVRVFGQNRYTTAAAVSQSHWATASNASDPRQSAEGVVLSRSDLFADALGGAALAAAKQGPLLMTHPNGLDVTTRTEIQRILAPGKTVYLLGSPGAISTTVENQVTALGYQVKRLAGQNRYTTSLAIADEINPEPTWVFAATGANFPDALAAGAAAGSFNTPGSDEAAVVILTRDYVLDPATETYLNELNERSVVVGVGLQGKTATAQYNPIEIYGTNRYETALMTAWGFFGGTAYAGIATGADWPDALAGGALMATINGPMLLTRGGASTLSLEPELFLDEHSGSLHSGLIFGSAGVVATGQQAGVGTWISGPGGYTQVQNPTNIGINGAVGVNSAAKSKRAKTATEPTGRRTPEQIRASLAELQERLER, from the coding sequence TTGCCTCCACGTTTCATCCACCGGCCGTTGGCGCTCGCCTCGGTGGTCGCGCTCGGCGCCACCGCCGCCATCGCTGGCACGACGGCGGTACAGGCGAGCCCGGCCGGCACTGGCAACGTGCTGACCTCCAGCAACGGCAGCACCAGCATCACGTTCTCCAGTGGTGCCAAGCTCACGCTCGACAGCCCTGAAGACCCGACCATCACCACCATGCACGGGGCCGCCTGGGCCCCGGACGGCAGCCGGGCGATCTTCGCCACCGAGAACGGCCGGATCGCGACGGTCCGGCACAACGAGGGCTGGGACTACTGGTGGATGTCCGCCCCGGACAACGTCCAGCGTCGTGACCCGAGCTACCGGGGCGACGGTATCGGTGTGCTCTGGGCCGCCAAGCAGGCCGGCCAGCCGTGGCGGCTCGAGGTGCAGGTCAGCTCGGGCGGCTTCACCGCGAATCCCATCTCACCCCAGGACGGGCGGCACTACCTGGCGCCGGACTCCGGCCCGGGTAGCCTCTTCGTCTACCAGACCCAGGCCGACAGCGGGGGCGTGCCGAGTGGAACGCCGGACGTCGGCGTCTTCGACCCGAACACCGACGACGGATTCCAGACGATCCTGTCGAACGCCAGCAACCCTGCCATGGCACCGAACGGCAAGAAGGTCGCGTTCATCCGCTCGGACGGCACCCGCAACCAGGTCTGGGTCGCCAACATCGACGGCAGCAACGTGGTCCAGGTGACCTCGAACGCGGCCAACCACGACAACCCGGTCTGGTCGCCCGACGGCAACACCGTCGCGTTCAGCCAGAACACCGGCGTAGCGACGGCACCGGCGAACGGCAGCGGGGCGGCGACCCCGACCACGGTGGCCAACCTCTCCGGGGTGCCCTCGTACCAGCCGCGTCGGTCGGACAAGGTCGTCCGGGTATTCGGGCAGAACCGGTACACCACCGCGGCCGCGGTTTCCCAGTCGCACTGGGCCACCGCATCGAACGCCTCGGACCCGCGTCAGTCGGCCGAGGGCGTCGTACTGTCCCGGTCGGACCTGTTCGCCGACGCGCTCGGCGGTGCGGCGCTGGCCGCCGCGAAGCAGGGTCCGCTGCTGATGACCCACCCGAACGGGCTGGACGTCACCACCCGGACCGAGATCCAGCGGATTCTCGCCCCGGGCAAGACCGTCTACCTGCTCGGCAGCCCCGGTGCGATCTCGACCACGGTGGAGAACCAGGTCACCGCGCTCGGCTACCAGGTGAAGCGGCTCGCCGGCCAGAACCGGTACACCACCTCGCTCGCCATCGCGGACGAGATCAACCCGGAACCGACCTGGGTGTTCGCCGCCACCGGCGCCAACTTCCCGGACGCGCTGGCGGCCGGTGCGGCGGCCGGCTCGTTCAACACCCCGGGCAGTGACGAGGCTGCGGTGGTCATCCTCACCAGGGACTACGTCCTGGACCCGGCGACCGAGACCTACCTCAACGAGTTGAATGAGCGGTCGGTGGTCGTGGGAGTCGGCCTGCAGGGCAAGACCGCCACGGCACAGTACAACCCGATCGAGATCTACGGAACGAACCGTTACGAGACGGCTCTGATGACCGCCTGGGGATTCTTCGGAGGCACCGCGTACGCCGGAATCGCGACCGGTGCGGACTGGCCGGACGCGCTCGCCGGTGGTGCCCTGATGGCGACGATCAACGGTCCGATGCTGCTCACCCGGGGTGGCGCGTCGACGTTGTCGCTGGAGCCTGAGCTCTTCCTCGACGAGCACAGCGGGTCCCTGCACAGCGGGCTCATCTTCGGCTCGGCCGGCGTCGTCGCCACCGGGCAGCAGGCGGGCGTCGGTACCTGGATCAGCGGTCCGGGTGGGTACACCCAGGTGCAGAACCCGACCAACATCGGGATCAACGGCGCCGTCGGAGTCAACAGCGCGGCCAAGAGCAAGCGGGCCAAGACGGCGACGGAGCCGACCGGGCGCCGTACGCCCGAGCAGATCCGGGCCTCCCTGGCCGAACTGCAGGAGCGCTTGGAGCGGTAG
- a CDS encoding cell wall-binding repeat-containing protein: protein MTPRQLHRPLALASVLALAATTVLSGTTAATASPGGDGEVLSASNGTNTLRFASGETLTVAQVIDGASWSPDGSRLIYSDSGGQIVTIRFDDASNHFIVSPYIMAPPEDTIVDRRDPSYRGNGVEAVWAGKEAGRPWRLEVQRAVSGNAPTTLSPQDGRHYLRPDAGPGDLVVYQTQAGGADAPSGRSDVGIYDPRLGFRTIVENASNPAISPDGTRVAFIRADGNGRNQVWAADIDGDNVSPVTSNAANHDHPAWSPIGRTIAFSQDNGVATAPADGSAAGNPSVVAGLSGVPAYQPRRRDTVARLTGQNRHTTAVAVSQSHWASVADGADARQAAGSVVLSRSDLYADALGGGALAAAKQGPLLLTPPDALDDATRTEIQRILAPGRTVYLLGSPGALSVNVETQVRALGYQVERLAGQDRYTTSIAIANEIDPTPDLVLTATGADFPDALAAGAAAGAHNLPGSERSAVVVLTKDYVLTPETKSYLDALPGYPAIYGIGLQASIATRPYRRTEIIGKNRFETAWYTAWFFFGATPYVGVATGWDWPDALAGGALMGTIGSPLLLTRGTDPNLSTEVEWYLDENSATVHTGLVFGGPSVVSADQQTRVGSRISGPGGFDQRENVTDLGISGAVVPAVGAGGAGRQPTTGAPELRTPEQAEALAAELKERTRR from the coding sequence TTGACTCCACGTCAACTCCATCGGCCATTGGCGCTCGCCTCGGTCCTCGCCCTCGCCGCGACCACTGTGCTCAGTGGTACGACCGCGGCCACCGCCAGCCCCGGCGGCGACGGCGAGGTGTTGAGCGCCAGCAATGGCACCAACACACTGCGGTTCGCCAGTGGTGAGACCCTCACCGTGGCGCAGGTGATCGACGGCGCCTCATGGTCGCCCGACGGCAGCCGTCTCATCTACTCCGACAGCGGCGGCCAGATCGTCACCATCCGGTTCGACGACGCCAGCAACCACTTCATCGTCTCCCCGTACATCATGGCTCCCCCCGAGGACACGATCGTCGATCGCCGCGACCCCAGTTACCGGGGTAACGGCGTCGAGGCGGTCTGGGCCGGGAAGGAGGCCGGCAGGCCGTGGCGGCTGGAGGTGCAACGGGCGGTGAGCGGCAACGCCCCGACCACCCTCTCGCCGCAGGACGGGCGGCACTACCTGCGTCCGGACGCCGGTCCCGGTGACCTGGTCGTCTACCAGACGCAGGCCGGCGGCGCGGACGCCCCGAGCGGGCGGTCGGACGTCGGGATCTACGACCCGCGCCTCGGCTTCCGGACCATCGTGGAGAACGCCAGCAACCCCGCCATCTCCCCGGACGGTACGAGGGTGGCGTTCATCCGCGCGGACGGCAACGGTCGCAACCAGGTCTGGGCCGCCGACATCGACGGCGACAACGTTTCCCCGGTGACGTCGAACGCGGCCAACCACGACCACCCGGCCTGGTCGCCGATCGGCAGGACCATCGCGTTCAGCCAGGACAACGGCGTGGCGACGGCGCCCGCCGACGGCAGCGCGGCCGGCAACCCGTCCGTGGTGGCCGGACTGTCCGGCGTACCGGCGTACCAGCCGCGTCGGCGGGACACGGTGGCGCGACTCACCGGCCAGAACCGGCACACCACGGCGGTCGCCGTTTCGCAGTCCCACTGGGCGAGCGTGGCCGACGGCGCCGACGCCCGGCAGGCGGCCGGATCGGTCGTACTCTCCCGGTCGGACCTGTACGCCGACGCGCTCGGCGGCGGGGCGCTGGCCGCCGCTAAGCAGGGGCCGCTGTTGCTGACCCCGCCGGACGCGCTGGACGACGCCACCCGGACCGAGATCCAGCGGATCCTCGCCCCCGGTAGGACCGTCTACCTGCTCGGCAGCCCCGGTGCGCTCTCGGTCAACGTGGAGACCCAGGTCAGGGCGCTGGGCTACCAGGTCGAGCGGCTCGCCGGCCAGGACCGCTACACGACCTCGATCGCCATCGCCAACGAGATCGACCCGACTCCCGACCTGGTTCTCACCGCGACCGGCGCCGACTTCCCGGACGCGCTCGCGGCCGGCGCGGCGGCCGGCGCGCACAACCTTCCGGGCAGTGAGAGGTCGGCGGTGGTGGTACTGACCAAGGACTACGTGCTGACCCCGGAAACCAAGAGTTATCTGGACGCACTGCCGGGGTACCCCGCCATCTACGGGATCGGCCTCCAGGCGTCCATCGCCACCAGGCCGTACCGGCGGACCGAGATCATCGGCAAGAACCGTTTCGAGACGGCGTGGTACACGGCCTGGTTCTTCTTTGGCGCCACGCCGTACGTCGGGGTCGCCACCGGCTGGGACTGGCCGGACGCGCTCGCCGGTGGTGCGCTGATGGGCACGATCGGGTCTCCGCTCCTGCTCACCCGGGGCACCGACCCGAACCTCTCCACCGAGGTGGAGTGGTACCTCGACGAGAACAGCGCGACGGTGCACACCGGGCTCGTCTTCGGTGGCCCGAGTGTCGTCTCGGCCGACCAGCAGACCCGGGTCGGCAGCCGGATCAGTGGTCCGGGCGGGTTCGACCAGCGGGAGAACGTGACCGACCTCGGGATCTCCGGTGCGGTCGTCCCGGCCGTCGGGGCCGGTGGCGCGGGGCGGCAGCCGACGACCGGCGCCCCGGAACTCCGTACCCCGGAGCAGGCCGAGGCGCTCGCGGCGGAGCTCAAGGAGCGGACGCGCCGGTAA
- the murD gene encoding UDP-N-acetylmuramoyl-L-alanine--D-glutamate ligase, whose translation MQLTELRGRRVAVWGTGREGVAAVNAIAPVGPADLVAVMDRETYAANPWTGRLAEAAPLHTGPAALEALLRADVVVRSPVIGETHPWVVRLRQQGVPITSGTALWMAEHAAATIGVTGSKGKSTTTNLISHLLTAVDRPNAIGGNIGVPVLDLPPADRYVLELSMYQCADLTDSPEVAVLTSLVPEHLDWAGGEAEYYRHKLNIVEHGPRQVVFNAYDERLRAELTARAGLPLVPAGSATGPEAGVGVAAGPDGTPWLYVDDQPLFPRTALALVGRHNEWNLCVALAALRAVGVDCVAERERLAAALATLPALEHRLTPIEDPSGITFVDDSLSTIPQSAIHAIEAYAARPLTVIVGGEDRGVDYAPLRDFLAEQGITATMIGIPDSGPRILDVVKDVPTITTLTADDLVEAVRIGRERTPAGGVVLLSPAAPSYGRFDNYAHRSRVFRQAIQDSAESG comes from the coding sequence GTGCAGTTGACGGAATTGCGTGGTCGGCGCGTCGCGGTCTGGGGCACCGGCCGGGAGGGCGTGGCGGCGGTCAACGCCATCGCGCCGGTCGGACCGGCCGACCTCGTCGCGGTGATGGACCGGGAAACCTACGCCGCCAACCCCTGGACCGGGCGGCTCGCCGAGGCGGCACCCCTGCACACCGGGCCCGCCGCCCTGGAGGCCCTGCTCCGGGCGGACGTGGTGGTCCGGTCCCCGGTGATCGGCGAGACCCACCCCTGGGTGGTACGCCTACGTCAGCAGGGCGTGCCGATCACCAGCGGCACCGCGCTGTGGATGGCCGAACACGCCGCCGCGACCATCGGGGTGACCGGCAGCAAGGGCAAGAGCACCACCACCAACCTGATCAGCCACCTGCTCACCGCGGTCGATCGGCCCAACGCGATCGGCGGCAACATCGGCGTACCGGTGCTCGACCTGCCCCCCGCCGACCGGTACGTGCTGGAACTCTCCATGTACCAGTGCGCCGACCTGACCGACTCACCCGAGGTGGCGGTGCTCACCTCACTGGTGCCGGAGCACCTCGACTGGGCCGGTGGCGAGGCCGAGTACTACCGCCACAAGCTCAACATCGTCGAGCACGGGCCCCGGCAGGTGGTGTTCAACGCGTACGACGAGCGGCTCCGGGCCGAACTGACGGCCCGCGCCGGGCTGCCGCTGGTGCCCGCCGGGTCGGCCACCGGACCGGAGGCCGGGGTCGGAGTCGCCGCCGGCCCGGACGGCACCCCCTGGCTGTACGTCGACGACCAGCCGCTCTTTCCGCGTACCGCCCTGGCGCTGGTCGGCCGGCACAACGAGTGGAACCTCTGTGTCGCACTCGCCGCGCTCCGGGCGGTCGGCGTCGACTGTGTCGCCGAGCGGGAGCGACTCGCCGCCGCGCTGGCCACCCTGCCGGCGCTGGAGCACCGGCTCACCCCGATCGAGGACCCGTCCGGCATCACCTTCGTCGACGACTCGCTCTCGACCATCCCGCAGTCGGCGATCCACGCCATCGAGGCGTACGCGGCCCGCCCGTTGACGGTCATCGTCGGCGGCGAGGACCGGGGGGTGGACTACGCACCGCTGCGCGACTTCCTCGCCGAGCAGGGGATCACCGCGACGATGATCGGCATCCCGGACAGCGGGCCCCGGATCCTGGACGTGGTGAAGGACGTACCCACGATCACCACCCTGACCGCCGACGACCTGGTCGAGGCGGTCCGGATCGGCCGGGAGCGCACCCCCGCCGGTGGGGTGGTGCTGCTCTCCCCGGCCGCACCCAGCTACGGCCGGTTCGACAACTACGCGCACCGGTCCCGGGTCTTCCGGCAGGCGATCCAGGACAGCGCCGAATCCGGCTGA